The segment CGACGACGATCTGACTGCCGTCGTGCGGATTAAAAGCGATACAGTCGCCGCGCAGCATCGGCAACCCATTGTTCTGCCTTTGCCAGGTCTGCCCGCCGTCTTCGCTTAAATAGACTCCGGTGGCGAAGCAGGCGTCATGGTAAGGATGGTCGTTGGTCACAAAAGCGATGATGTTCGAATCGGTCGGGTGCACGGAAGCGGCGGCAATGTAGGCGTCATTATGGATGCGCGTCCAAGCGCCGTCGCGGTAACGCCACAGGCCGCCGACTTGCCGCCATGAAGCCGCGTAGACTATGTTCTCATCTTGGGGGTCGACGGTCAACCGCGTCGTCGGCTGCGGCCCTTTGATGGCGGCAAATTGAACGCCGTCGCGCGCCTCATACACGCCCCTGGAAGTCGCCAGGTACAAATGCAGAGGGTTGCTCGGCGCGCCGAGCACCTGCTGCACGGCCGCCTCCTGGAAGATAATTTTCCATTTATTCCCTGCATCCTCAGAAAAATAGAGCGCACCGCCGATCGCCGCCCAAACGCGCGATGAGTCGTTCGGCAACGCATAGATGCTCGTCGCCTTTTTGTTCTCGTATTGATTAGGTAATCCGACGGCAGAACCCATCATCAGCTGCCATCTTTTGCCGCCGTCCAGTGTGCGACCGATGCCCTCGAAATTATACTGGCCGAGTGCGACGAACATCGTTTGCCTGCCCGCAAAGCAGAGTTCATTGCCGCCGCCCCAGTTACCGATCGGCGCCTTGGCTTTTTCCCAGGAAAACAGCCGGTTGGTGCTGTGCCAAAAATTGCCGGCATCCATTGCGGCAAAGGCGGCGTGGTTTGGATCAGTCGGGTGCCATTTAAAGTCCTTGCACACAAGCCCCGAAAATCCGCGGCCGCGCCAGAGCTTGCTTCCGGGAGGCTGATAGGCGGTGGCATCGTCCCACTTGGCGCCGCCGTTCCGGGTGCGGAGAATGTATTCGGAACCGGCGCCGAGGATGAAATTCTCATCGTTCGGATCGACAGCTGCACATTCGATGCTCTTGCCCGCAGGATACGCGGTAGCAGCTGAACCTCCCGTGGCCTTCCAGGTCTCGCCTCCGTCCTTGCTGATGTAAGGCGTGTTGTCGGTCCAAGCCGTATTGCCGGTGAACATCACGTTGGGGTTGCTCCTGGAGATCACGACGATTTCATAACGCGCCGTTTGATTGGCGTCGCTGCTTTTAACCTGCGAAAGGCCTTTATTTTTCGGCACCCAAGTTTGTCCGAAATCGGTCGTTTTATAGATCCCGCCGGGGGAGAAGGTCGATGCACCGGCCGTCTGATAATTACCGAGCGCAACAAATGCCGTCGCCGGTTCGGTCGGATGCGGTTCGATCCAATTGATGTTTGTCGTCGGCAGACCGGCATTGGCTTCCTGCCAGGTTCTGCCGCCGTCGCGGCTGACGAAAACGCCGAGGCCGTCGACAGCGGCATAAAGGCTGTCCGAAGAACCGGCGGCAAAACCGGCGGCGAGAATGTTGCGGCTGCGCAAATTGGCGATCTGCCGCCACGTTTCGCCGCCGTCCGTGCTTTCCCAAACCGCGCCCCATTTGGGATTTCCGGGCGAGTTCCAGCGTCGGTGCGACCCGCCGACTGCGATCAGCCGTTGCGGATTGTTAGGATCGAACAGAATTTTTTGGATGGGCGCCGAATACATACCGCCGTCAAACGCGCCCATGCCGCGGCGTTTGGAAACCCAGTTGCGGCCGCCGTCCGTGCTCTTGTACGGCCCGCTCATGGAACCGACCCAGACCTCATTGGGATCTTTCGGATGCCAGGTGAAATCGGCCATTTCCCAGCTGTCGAAACCAAACGTCTCGCCCCACGAGTCACCGCGGTCGAGGCTCAAGCCCACCCCCAGCATGTCGCCGCCGACCAAAATGCGGTTCGAGTCGTGCGGGCTGACGATCAGGGAGACGATCCGGCCGCCGCTGCCGGGTTCTAAAAGGGGTTTCCAGTCAAATTCCAGAGCATAAAGCAGCGAGGCGGAGAGAAACAAGCCGCTCGACAGCACGGCAACAATAAAACGCTTTGTCATAAAGCTCCTCAATAAAAACTCATTTCCGAATCGGTTTAATGACTACGACAGCGCCGCCGCTGCCCGCCAGATGCAGCTCCAGCTTGTCGCCGGAAAGCTTTATTTCCTGCTTCTGCAGCCGATCGGGATAATCGGCAGCTTCATCGGGGTCAGCCCAAATCGTCGCCTTGAATCTTCCTTTACCCAGAAATGCAAGCGGCAAAGAGACGATCCGCGGCTGCTCGTTGGTCATGGCGCCGACAAACCAAGTCTTGCCGGAACGACGGGCGATGACCACGAATTCTCCCGGATAACCGTCCAGGACCTTGGTCTCATCCCAAGTCGTCGGTACGATCTTGAGAAAATCGAGTCCGGCCGGCGACACGCGATAGTTGTAGGGCGAATCACACGCCACCTGCAGCGGGCTCTCGTAAACAACGAACATGGCGAGCTGCTGCGCGCGCGTGGTCATGACGAACGGCCCCGGATCGTCGCCGCCGACGGGGCGAAAGGTCTGCGGCGTCTTGTTGCGAAAGCCGCCGGGCGTATAATCCATCGGCCCGCACAGCATACGCGTAAACGGCAGCGTCACATTGTGGGTCGGCGTGATGCGTCGACTCCACTTGTTGTACTCGTTGCCGAGCACGCCCTCACGGGTCAGCAAGTTGGGGTAAGTGCGCTGAAAGCCGTCCGGCTTGTAAGCGCCGTGAAAATCGACGACGAGATGGTGCTTGGCGGCCAGCTTGACCAAACGACGATAGAAATTGACCATTTCCTGATCGTCGCGGGCCATAAAGTCGACTTTGACGCCCGCCACACCCCATTTTTCGTAAAGCGGAAACGCCTTTTCCATTTCCCTGTCAGCGTTGAACCAGTCAAGCCAAACCAGAATTTTGACGCCTTTTTTCGCGCCGTAGCGAACCAGTTCGGGAATGTCGATTTCCGGCGTCGATTTGAGAATGCTGACCGCCGGATTGCCGGCCGTTCCGAACGGCTTGCTCGGATCGAAAGGATTGCCGTACCAGAACCAATCGACCAGCTGGTATTCCCAACCCATTTCGGCGGCAAAATCGATGAAATACTTCATCGAGGGCGTATCCACGCCCAATTTGCCGGGATAGTCCGGCGCATAGCTGCCGCACCACCAACGATCCCAAGCGGAAATGCCGGGGCGAATCCAGGAGGTATCTTTAATTTCGCAAGGCGGGTTGAGATTCAAAATCAGGTTGGATTCGATCAGGTCGCCCGGCTTTTCGCCGATCAGAAGGACGCGCCACGGTGAAAGACGGGGAGCGCGGGAAATCACGGCGACCTCTTTTTCATCAAGCCGCGGCGACAACACCGAGACGACGGCATTGGCTGCGGTCGTGCTGCGCGTAAAATAGATGCCCGCCCAGTCGTCCAAATCGGCTTCGGTCAATGCCGCCCACGCATGCGGAAGCTGCACCAAAAGCGGACATCCGATCAGATCCCCGGGATGCAGATCGCCGAGCAGTTTTCGAGGATATTCACCTTCCTGATGAGTTTGAAAATGCTCGAAATGCACCGCCCAAACCGTCGGATTGCCGGGAAAATGGAACTCGGTGCGTTCGGCAGCCAGTTTGAAATCCGTAAAACCGCATTCGGCGGGAAATCCATAGCGCAGGCCGACACCGTCATCGTAAGCGCGCGCCGTCACGGTCATGATGCGATGCGGCGCCTGCGTTTCCTGCAAGGTAAGGGTCAATTCGTTATAGGCATTAACCACACGACTGCTTTTGCCCCATAACGGCCGCCAAACCTCATTTACCGATTGCCGCGACTCGCCGACAACAGCCAGGTTCTCGCCCATCGCCGGCATGCCCTTGAAATCGAGCCGTAAAGGAGAATCCAGCAAGACGGCTTTTCCGTCATAAGAGACGGAAAAACAGAAGCGGTCCGCAGACGGATCAGTTTCCAAATTCTTTTTCATTTCCAGGGTTACGGCAACCTTGCCGTTCGGCGAGGTAACGACGGCAGCCGAAACGGAAAACGACAAGAAAAACATAAGGATGAATATCACCCAATAGCGCATAAAATGTTCTCCTTTCCTGCATTCATATTTCAAGCGCGGGATTTTTCAAAGATATTAAAATTTTATTGAATTCAAAACTCAAATCGTACATTGTTTAAAGTTGATATCGTTTCGCCTCTGCGTCAATCATTTTGCAATAAAAAATTACGAAGAGTTACTTGAGTTTATTGTTAAGAAAAACTAACATATTTTTGCAATGCATTTCCACAATATTGCCATCCGTCAACCATTTTAAGGAGAAGCGCATGTCGGAAAAAGCTATGAATCGTCGAGAGTTCATCGGTACGACGGCGGCCGTCGCGGCGGCGGTCATTGTACCGCGTCATGTCCTGGGCGGCCCAGGGTTTGTTCCGCCGAGCGACA is part of the candidate division KSB1 bacterium genome and harbors:
- a CDS encoding T9SS type A sorting domain-containing protein, with protein sequence MTKRFIVAVLSSGLFLSASLLYALEFDWKPLLEPGSGGRIVSLIVSPHDSNRILVGGDMLGVGLSLDRGDSWGETFGFDSWEMADFTWHPKDPNEVWVGSMSGPYKSTDGGRNWVSKRRGMGAFDGGMYSAPIQKILFDPNNPQRLIAVGGSHRRWNSPGNPKWGAVWESTDGGETWRQIANLRSRNILAAGFAAGSSDSLYAAVDGLGVFVSRDGGRTWQEANAGLPTTNINWIEPHPTEPATAFVALGNYQTAGASTFSPGGIYKTTDFGQTWVPKNKGLSQVKSSDANQTARYEIVVISRSNPNVMFTGNTAWTDNTPYISKDGGETWKATGGSAATAYPAGKSIECAAVDPNDENFILGAGSEYILRTRNGGAKWDDATAYQPPGSKLWRGRGFSGLVCKDFKWHPTDPNHAAFAAMDAGNFWHSTNRLFSWEKAKAPIGNWGGGNELCFAGRQTMFVALGQYNFEGIGRTLDGGKRWQLMMGSAVGLPNQYENKKATSIYALPNDSSRVWAAIGGALYFSEDAGNKWKIIFQEAAVQQVLGAPSNPLHLYLATSRGVYEARDGVQFAAIKGPQPTTRLTVDPQDENIVYAASWRQVGGLWRYRDGAWTRIHNDAYIAAASVHPTDSNIIAFVTNDHPYHDACFATGVYLSEDGGQTWQRQNNGLPMLRGDCIAFNPHDGSQIVVGLSGRGYYISGFDPSRVEKCETAFPVDFDLLPNYPNPFNGYTTLRFRFERPTRAQIDIFDQTGRSVKRWEEREFEAGEYSLVWDGRDEYGRSAASAVYLVRLSGSTGVATQKIVLLK
- a CDS encoding glycoside hydrolase family 97 protein — translated: MRYWVIFILMFFLSFSVSAAVVTSPNGKVAVTLEMKKNLETDPSADRFCFSVSYDGKAVLLDSPLRLDFKGMPAMGENLAVVGESRQSVNEVWRPLWGKSSRVVNAYNELTLTLQETQAPHRIMTVTARAYDDGVGLRYGFPAECGFTDFKLAAERTEFHFPGNPTVWAVHFEHFQTHQEGEYPRKLLGDLHPGDLIGCPLLVQLPHAWAALTEADLDDWAGIYFTRSTTAANAVVSVLSPRLDEKEVAVISRAPRLSPWRVLLIGEKPGDLIESNLILNLNPPCEIKDTSWIRPGISAWDRWWCGSYAPDYPGKLGVDTPSMKYFIDFAAEMGWEYQLVDWFWYGNPFDPSKPFGTAGNPAVSILKSTPEIDIPELVRYGAKKGVKILVWLDWFNADREMEKAFPLYEKWGVAGVKVDFMARDDQEMVNFYRRLVKLAAKHHLVVDFHGAYKPDGFQRTYPNLLTREGVLGNEYNKWSRRITPTHNVTLPFTRMLCGPMDYTPGGFRNKTPQTFRPVGGDDPGPFVMTTRAQQLAMFVVYESPLQVACDSPYNYRVSPAGLDFLKIVPTTWDETKVLDGYPGEFVVIARRSGKTWFVGAMTNEQPRIVSLPLAFLGKGRFKATIWADPDEAADYPDRLQKQEIKLSGDKLELHLAGSGGAVVVIKPIRK